The Exiguobacterium mexicanum genome includes a window with the following:
- the ahpC gene encoding alkyl hydroperoxide reductase subunit C translates to MSLIGKEILPFKAQAFQTGEFLEVSDNDFKGQWSVVCFYPADFTFVCPTELEDLQNEYATLKNLGVEVYSVSTDTHFTHKAWHETSEKIGKIEYIMIGDPSHTISRNFDVLNEEDGLADRGTFIIDPDGVIQTVEINAGGIGRDASTLVNKVKAAQYVRNNPGEVCPAKWEEGSATLRPSLDLVGKL, encoded by the coding sequence ATGTCATTAATCGGCAAAGAAATCTTACCTTTCAAAGCACAAGCATTCCAAACAGGTGAATTCCTCGAAGTATCGGACAACGACTTCAAAGGTCAATGGAGCGTCGTTTGCTTCTACCCAGCTGACTTCACATTCGTCTGCCCGACTGAACTTGAAGACCTTCAAAACGAATACGCGACACTTAAAAACCTCGGCGTCGAAGTCTACTCAGTATCGACTGACACACACTTCACGCACAAAGCATGGCACGAAACGTCTGAGAAAATCGGTAAAATCGAGTACATCATGATTGGTGACCCATCACACACAATCTCACGTAACTTCGACGTCTTGAACGAAGAAGATGGCCTTGCTGACCGTGGTACGTTCATCATCGACCCAGACGGCGTCATCCAAACAGTTGAAATCAACGCAGGCGGCATCGGCCGTGACGCGAGCACACTCGTCAACAAAGTCAAAGCGGCACAATACGTCCGCAACAACCCAGGCGAAGTTTGCCCGGCTAAAT
- a CDS encoding BglII/BstYI family type II restriction endonuclease gives MNYRIHSHRFGETILKNDEEFTEIWREIHDIISSISDDDIIQKFEEKYADKNKSLSSTLNDLFKSEFSKRGWASESPIFQDRDYSENVWRLDFAKENISLEVGFNHSGTIAWNLLKPVIASELNHVEKAIQTRIGVIICATQRLQRAGNFDNAIGTYEKYVHHLKPLNTQLTVPIVIIGLEAPDTFRIVEHFNEKGKKRGRVEGFYTNQIVDDATETYDEPLFDEDLD, from the coding sequence TTGAACTATCGAATTCATTCACACCGCTTCGGGGAGACAATACTTAAAAATGATGAGGAGTTCACAGAGATTTGGAGAGAAATTCATGACATCATATCTTCCATAAGTGATGATGACATCATTCAAAAATTCGAAGAGAAGTATGCGGACAAGAATAAAAGTCTGTCCTCAACCTTGAATGATTTATTCAAATCAGAGTTTTCAAAGAGAGGATGGGCCAGCGAAAGTCCGATCTTCCAAGACCGTGACTATTCAGAGAATGTATGGCGTCTCGATTTTGCCAAAGAGAATATCTCGCTGGAAGTAGGTTTCAACCATTCGGGAACGATTGCATGGAATCTATTGAAACCGGTCATTGCGAGCGAGTTGAACCATGTCGAGAAGGCAATTCAAACACGGATTGGTGTGATTATTTGTGCGACCCAAAGACTTCAGCGGGCCGGAAATTTCGACAACGCCATCGGTACATATGAGAAATATGTCCACCATTTGAAACCGTTGAACACTCAGTTGACCGTACCAATCGTCATCATCGGGCTTGAAGCACCCGATACGTTCAGGATTGTCGAGCATTTTAATGAAAAGGGCAAAAAAAGAGGCCGTGTAGAAGGATTCTACACGAACCAGATTGTCGATGATGCAACAGAAACTTATGATGAGCCGTTGTTTGATGAGGACTTAGATTAA